One stretch of Desulfovibrio sp. UCD-KL4C DNA includes these proteins:
- a CDS encoding hydantoinase/oxoprolinase family protein: MNFENGYAIGIDTGGTYTDTVVVKCADLSVVATAKSPTTHHDLSLGLAASLDEVLKKSKVDPAEVNLVAVSTTLATNAVVENKGARVGLFSIGSSKAVKLPVVTARYVKGGHKVTGDEVDPLDIESLVDGVMNMKGYVDSYAVCSAMSIKNPAHEIIAEKAISLTDPKPVFCSHRISTKAGHAERSATTVLNARLMPVMSEFLEGVSAVLNERSLGGYVVVIRGNATSMSMEKAIERAADTFASGPASTAYYGCIYSPAKDALIVDVGGTTTDVTLIRNSQPTIQENGSTIGDWETHVEAVEMFTVGIGGDSYSRVNRSGKLEIGPDRVVPLCMAGDIPLPEKWMGVGNDSRLIKIGSTASSVSDDAILSYLSKNGPSTYAQLMAGLDLGEISLGSKLEKLVREQLVDEVGFTPTDALHVLDKIKIGNRTMSVSAAKVLGAVFEMSSEEFAEKVLNDTRFKIENAMLEHIVRKEIGGNMAGIVAGRSASKLVSFDVSLNLPIVGIGAAADCLLSEVAEELHTEAVFPEFHEVGNALGAVRMALDNMNKESE, translated from the coding sequence ATGAATTTTGAAAACGGCTATGCAATCGGAATTGATACAGGTGGAACATACACTGATACCGTTGTGGTGAAGTGTGCTGATTTAAGCGTTGTTGCTACGGCTAAATCTCCGACCACTCATCATGATTTGAGCCTCGGGCTGGCTGCTTCTCTGGATGAAGTGTTAAAGAAAAGTAAAGTTGATCCTGCGGAGGTCAATCTTGTTGCGGTTTCAACAACTCTTGCGACAAACGCCGTAGTGGAAAATAAAGGGGCTAGAGTTGGCCTGTTCAGTATCGGTTCATCCAAGGCTGTTAAGTTACCTGTTGTGACTGCACGTTACGTTAAAGGCGGGCATAAAGTCACAGGTGACGAAGTTGATCCACTGGATATTGAATCACTTGTTGACGGTGTAATGAATATGAAAGGGTACGTGGACAGTTATGCGGTTTGCTCTGCCATGAGTATTAAGAATCCCGCACATGAAATTATTGCAGAAAAAGCTATTTCACTTACTGATCCTAAGCCGGTGTTTTGCTCTCATAGAATAAGTACTAAGGCCGGCCACGCAGAACGCTCCGCAACAACGGTGCTTAATGCCCGTCTTATGCCCGTTATGTCAGAATTTCTTGAAGGTGTCAGCGCAGTACTTAATGAACGAAGCCTTGGTGGATATGTTGTTGTAATCCGCGGAAATGCTACTTCGATGAGCATGGAAAAGGCTATTGAACGTGCAGCAGATACCTTTGCAAGCGGACCTGCTTCTACAGCCTATTACGGCTGTATTTATTCTCCCGCAAAAGATGCTCTTATTGTTGACGTGGGTGGAACAACTACTGATGTTACTTTAATTAGAAATTCACAGCCTACCATTCAGGAAAACGGTAGTACGATCGGTGACTGGGAAACTCATGTTGAAGCTGTGGAAATGTTTACCGTTGGTATAGGCGGTGACAGTTATTCACGCGTTAATCGTTCCGGAAAGCTTGAAATAGGCCCCGACAGGGTTGTCCCTTTGTGTATGGCTGGTGATATTCCGCTTCCTGAAAAATGGATGGGAGTAGGAAACGATTCCCGTTTGATTAAGATTGGTTCTACCGCTTCAAGTGTTTCTGATGACGCAATTCTTAGTTATCTTTCAAAAAATGGACCGTCTACTTACGCTCAGCTTATGGCCGGGCTTGATCTTGGCGAAATTTCACTTGGAAGTAAGCTTGAAAAACTTGTTCGGGAGCAGTTGGTTGATGAAGTAGGTTTTACTCCTACTGATGCGCTGCATGTGCTTGATAAAATAAAAATCGGTAATCGTACGATGTCTGTTTCTGCTGCAAAAGTTCTCGGTGCTGTATTTGAAATGAGCAGTGAAGAATTTGCAGAAAAGGTTTTAAACGATACTCGCTTTAAAATTGAAAATGCAATGCTTGAACATATCGTACGCAAAGAAATCGGTGGAAATATGGCCGGTATCGTTGCCGGGCGTTCTGCCAGTAAGCTGGTCAGCTTTGATGTTTCGCTCAATCTTCCTATTGTCGGAATCGGTGCAGCTGCTGATTGCCTGCTGTCTGAAGTTGCTGAAGAATTACATACTGAAGCTGTTTTTCCTGAGTTCCATGAGGTCGGAAATGCTCTGGGAGCAGTAAGAATGGCTCTTGATAATATGAATAAGGAGAGTGAGTAA
- the bioD gene encoding dethiobiotin synthase: MNIVIPGLFVTGVGTDVGKTVVTAGLVRLLQSAEYKVLPVKPVQSGGINNSQGKMDSPDGEVYKKAGAVWDIEKQCPYIFEPACSPHLAAQLSGVELGVVDIADKVRQLEGQATLIAEGAGGIFVPLNDERTMLDLMKELSYPVVLVAGNKLGVINDTLLSIAALKQAGVKIAGVIMTSSAGPEPLEFGMAEDNIRSIESFSGIKVLASIPYISNWNPSEKRCWTEVDRALKKIDLNSFAKN; the protein is encoded by the coding sequence GTGAATATTGTTATTCCAGGTTTATTTGTAACCGGAGTCGGAACTGATGTTGGTAAAACTGTTGTTACAGCAGGACTAGTAAGATTACTGCAAAGTGCTGAATATAAAGTTTTACCGGTTAAGCCTGTGCAGTCTGGCGGAATTAATAATTCTCAAGGAAAAATGGATTCTCCGGATGGCGAAGTTTATAAAAAAGCGGGAGCTGTCTGGGACATTGAGAAACAGTGTCCGTATATATTTGAGCCTGCCTGTTCTCCACATCTTGCTGCGCAGCTGTCAGGTGTGGAACTTGGCGTAGTTGATATCGCAGACAAAGTACGACAGCTTGAGGGGCAGGCAACATTAATTGCTGAAGGTGCCGGAGGGATTTTTGTCCCTTTGAACGATGAACGGACTATGCTGGATCTGATGAAAGAGCTTTCCTATCCTGTAGTTCTTGTTGCCGGAAACAAGCTTGGCGTTATTAACGATACTTTGCTTTCAATTGCCGCATTAAAGCAAGCGGGGGTGAAGATAGCCGGAGTTATCATGACTTCCAGTGCAGGCCCTGAACCTTTAGAGTTTGGCATGGCGGAAGATAATATCCGTTCTATTGAGAGTTTTTCTGGTATTAAAGTGCTTGCTTCGATTCCTTATATTTCAAATTGGAACCCATCCGAAAAACGTTGCTGGACCGAAGTAGACCGTGCTTTGAAGAAAATTGATCTGAATTCATTCGCAAAGAATTGA
- the bioA gene encoding adenosylmethionine--8-amino-7-oxononanoate transaminase: protein MNNIESMLAFDREHLWHPYTSAVNPLTAYPVVKTDGVKIILEDGRELIDGMASWWCAIHGYNNPVLNKAVCNQAQTMSHVMFGGITHEPAVSLARKLIDLSPTPLQHVFFADSGSVSVEVALKMAIQYFQATGKAEKNRIMTIRNGYHGDTLGAMSVCDPVNGMHSLFASVLPKHIFADAPCCGYEDGCSDADFADFESKIEAHAHELAAVILEPVVQGAGGMRFYSPQYLKRVRQACDEHDVLLICDEIATGFCRAGAMFASELAGICPDIMCVGKAITGGYMTLAATLATVKVAEGISSDGGVFMHGPTFMANPLACAVANASLDLLVESNWHERIPQITDMLRAGFTPCAKLPTVADVRCIGAIGVVEMKNPVDLDSIQLEFVKRGVWVRPFGKLIYIMPPYIISNLELEALTSAICEVVSLQR from the coding sequence ATGAATAATATTGAATCCATGCTTGCCTTTGATCGCGAGCATCTCTGGCATCCCTATACATCCGCTGTAAATCCTCTTACTGCCTATCCTGTTGTTAAAACTGACGGGGTAAAGATCATTCTTGAAGACGGCAGAGAACTTATTGACGGCATGGCTTCGTGGTGGTGTGCTATTCACGGATATAATAATCCTGTACTGAATAAAGCTGTTTGTAATCAGGCTCAGACTATGTCGCATGTCATGTTTGGTGGTATAACTCATGAACCTGCTGTTTCTCTAGCTCGTAAGCTTATTGATCTTTCTCCAACCCCACTACAACATGTTTTTTTTGCTGATTCAGGTTCTGTCTCTGTAGAAGTCGCCCTTAAAATGGCTATTCAGTATTTTCAGGCCACTGGAAAAGCTGAAAAGAATAGAATTATGACAATCCGTAACGGATATCACGGTGACACCTTGGGTGCTATGTCTGTGTGTGATCCGGTAAATGGAATGCACTCTTTGTTTGCTTCAGTTCTTCCAAAACATATTTTTGCAGATGCTCCTTGCTGCGGTTATGAAGACGGTTGCTCTGATGCTGATTTTGCTGATTTTGAAAGCAAGATTGAAGCTCACGCGCATGAACTTGCTGCAGTAATCTTAGAGCCTGTTGTTCAAGGTGCGGGGGGGATGCGTTTTTATTCTCCGCAGTATCTTAAAAGAGTGAGGCAAGCATGTGATGAGCATGATGTTCTGCTGATCTGTGATGAAATCGCTACCGGATTTTGCCGTGCAGGGGCTATGTTTGCCAGTGAGCTTGCTGGGATATGTCCAGATATTATGTGCGTAGGAAAGGCCATAACCGGCGGTTATATGACTCTCGCTGCAACTCTTGCCACTGTTAAAGTTGCAGAGGGAATTTCGTCAGACGGCGGTGTTTTTATGCATGGGCCGACTTTTATGGCGAATCCTCTTGCCTGCGCTGTTGCCAATGCATCCCTTGATTTGCTTGTGGAAAGTAATTGGCATGAACGCATACCGCAGATCACAGATATGCTCAGAGCTGGATTTACTCCTTGTGCAAAGCTTCCAACTGTTGCGGATGTGCGCTGTATTGGTGCTATCGGCGTTGTTGAAATGAAAAATCCCGTGGATTTAGATTCTATACAACTCGAATTTGTGAAGCGCGGAGTGTGGGTAAGACCTTTTGGCAAGCTTATTTATATAATGCCTCCTTATATTATTTCCAACCTTGAGCTTGAAGCTCTCACTTCCGCTATTTGTGAAGTGGTCAGTTTGCAGAGGTAA
- the bioB gene encoding biotin synthase BioB, giving the protein MNRQEKQALWDAVHAGKAIDNSTAFAVLKASHGELAEILHAAHNVTSRRFGNEVSLCSIANVRSGNCSENCSFCAQSSHFNGVPAPKYPLMSVDEIRKCAEKGGKAPVEFFSYVTSGRALEDKSLGNVCEAVSGMDSSKESFNHCASLGCLSFESLMKLKDSGVTRYHHNLESSESFFPSVCTTHTYAERIRTVRDARRAGLQVCCGGLLGLGENLEQRVELAVAIAAEKVDSIPLNFLVPIPGTPMEDCPQLEPLEILLTIAMFRLVNPDSEVRMAAGRGALRSLQSYIFHAGCNGLMVGDFLTVSGQGLENDLTMLSDLGLKVKRKD; this is encoded by the coding sequence ATGAATAGACAGGAAAAACAGGCTTTATGGGACGCTGTTCATGCAGGTAAAGCCATAGACAACAGCACAGCGTTTGCAGTTCTTAAAGCTTCACATGGAGAACTTGCGGAAATTCTTCATGCTGCGCACAATGTTACTTCGCGCCGTTTCGGCAATGAAGTAAGTTTGTGTTCCATAGCCAATGTGCGGAGTGGAAACTGTTCTGAAAATTGTTCATTCTGCGCTCAGTCCAGCCATTTTAATGGAGTGCCTGCTCCTAAGTATCCGTTAATGTCCGTTGATGAAATTAGAAAATGCGCGGAAAAGGGCGGAAAAGCTCCTGTTGAATTTTTTAGTTATGTGACCAGCGGCAGGGCTCTTGAGGATAAATCCTTGGGTAATGTTTGTGAAGCTGTTAGCGGAATGGACTCCTCAAAAGAATCTTTCAACCATTGTGCTTCGCTCGGTTGCCTGAGTTTTGAATCTTTAATGAAACTTAAAGATTCAGGGGTGACGCGTTACCATCATAACCTTGAATCCTCTGAGAGTTTTTTCCCTTCTGTGTGTACTACTCATACTTATGCGGAAAGAATCAGAACCGTGCGTGATGCAAGAAGAGCAGGTCTTCAAGTCTGTTGCGGAGGACTCTTGGGACTTGGCGAAAATCTTGAGCAAAGAGTGGAGCTTGCAGTGGCTATTGCTGCTGAGAAAGTTGATTCAATTCCGCTTAACTTTCTTGTCCCGATTCCAGGCACGCCAATGGAAGATTGTCCACAACTTGAACCTCTTGAAATTTTACTTACCATCGCTATGTTCCGTCTTGTAAATCCCGATTCAGAAGTAAGGATGGCTGCCGGACGCGGTGCTTTGCGCTCTCTACAATCATATATATTCCACGCAGGGTGTAATGGTCTTATGGTCGGAGATTTTCTGACTGTTTCAGGTCAGGGACTTGAAAATGATCTTACAATGCTTAGTGATTTAGGACTGAAGGTAAAGAGGAAAGACTAA
- a CDS encoding PilZ domain-containing protein, which yields MNQSAKLKAACTPGLRVAIELGGLNDKAPSIVIGGDPSKYILLKEPMVHPNDKAIWSEYLYSGNEATVRYIFEGVASGFKTRIVKLINSPDKILFLKYPKRIETYNLRRHKRINCFLEAEIMINEQKTLAIVEDLSSSGCGITYLKDDNSFFPEIGADVKIFCPYFIEDHDGFIPCKVQRATKDSRKIELGLTFDKPAPDILVKIQDYVTTVLQHSM from the coding sequence ATGAACCAAAGTGCAAAACTTAAAGCAGCATGTACGCCAGGATTACGGGTAGCTATTGAACTCGGCGGCCTTAATGACAAAGCTCCTTCCATTGTCATAGGAGGCGATCCGTCTAAGTATATACTCCTTAAAGAACCGATGGTTCATCCCAATGACAAAGCAATCTGGTCAGAATACCTCTACTCTGGAAATGAAGCCACTGTCAGATATATCTTTGAAGGTGTTGCCTCCGGTTTTAAAACCCGCATCGTCAAATTAATAAACTCACCAGACAAAATACTTTTCTTAAAATATCCTAAACGTATAGAAACATATAATCTCAGAAGACATAAGAGAATTAACTGTTTTCTAGAAGCTGAAATAATGATCAATGAGCAAAAGACTTTGGCAATTGTCGAAGATTTGAGTAGTAGCGGATGCGGGATTACCTACCTAAAAGATGATAATTCTTTTTTCCCTGAAATCGGCGCTGATGTTAAAATCTTTTGCCCTTACTTTATCGAAGATCATGACGGCTTCATACCCTGCAAAGTTCAAAGAGCTACAAAAGATAGCCGTAAAATAGAACTTGGCTTAACCTTTGATAAGCCGGCACCGGATATTCTTGTAAAGATTCAGGATTACGTTACGACAGTACTACAGCACTCAATGTAG
- a CDS encoding tetratricopeptide repeat protein, which yields MAEINQVLGVYSKNTHEKTGTGITLQKAAHKTFYYITRSGIDEYHVQPLNEQHIPSGIVTSLTKRQFLTSFTPEMDYYEKKTLPALKSLQAKILKGEELFAEGNLDEAEQSFAKALLLDPENPKASLGIGSVLCNKQNFQKLSKIVSKLLNSDAVFLESQRQEFNVFAISLRKQELFEESINFYQKALEINKNDENLHFNLARSFFDSGNTDEALKHIDEALTIQPKLEWAHKFKKYIIKQIKK from the coding sequence ATGGCTGAAATAAATCAAGTGCTTGGAGTCTACTCAAAAAATACCCATGAAAAGACAGGTACGGGTATAACCCTCCAAAAAGCAGCACACAAAACATTCTACTATATAACCCGTTCCGGAATAGATGAATACCATGTGCAGCCATTAAATGAACAGCATATTCCTTCCGGCATTGTAACAAGTTTAACAAAACGCCAATTTCTTACATCTTTTACTCCTGAAATGGATTACTATGAAAAGAAAACTCTCCCTGCGCTAAAATCTCTACAAGCGAAAATTTTAAAAGGAGAGGAATTATTTGCAGAAGGAAATCTGGATGAAGCGGAACAGTCTTTTGCAAAGGCACTTCTGCTGGACCCTGAAAATCCAAAAGCAAGTCTGGGAATAGGATCAGTTTTATGCAACAAACAGAATTTCCAAAAGCTTTCTAAAATAGTTAGCAAACTCTTAAACAGTGATGCTGTCTTTTTAGAATCTCAAAGACAGGAATTTAACGTCTTTGCGATTTCATTACGCAAGCAGGAGCTTTTTGAAGAATCAATTAATTTCTACCAAAAAGCGCTAGAAATTAATAAAAATGATGAAAACCTGCATTTCAACCTTGCAAGATCATTTTTTGATTCAGGAAATACAGATGAAGCTTTAAAACATATTGATGAAGCATTAACCATTCAGCCGAAACTTGAATGGGCTCATAAGTTTAAAAAATATATAATCAAACAAATAAAAAAATAA
- a CDS encoding ABC transporter ATP-binding protein, whose amino-acid sequence MKTDSLVEVKNLVKHFDISGGLLDQLSIEKGRITRQHSIVQAVNNVSFAIKKGETLSVVGESGCGKSTLARTVMGLYPPNSGEIYYDGQRIDKLSSSKMLPYRTKMQMVFQDPYASLNPRMRVRQIIEEPIYFHNKGISRGDAKERLHNVMKSVGMDPEWANNYPHEFSGGQRQRISIARALAVDPEFIVADEPIAALDVSIQAQVLNLMMDAQAERNLTYLFISHDLSVVEHISTRVAVMYLGCLCELAPAKELFSSPKHPYTQALLSAIPTLGSKRKKHIHLSGDVPTPINLPTGCVFNGRCPHANDRCREEIPQAIQVGNEGLVSCHAFEEGRI is encoded by the coding sequence ATGAAGACCGACTCCCTTGTAGAAGTAAAAAATCTGGTTAAGCACTTTGATATTTCCGGTGGATTGCTTGATCAGTTATCAATAGAAAAAGGGCGCATCACTCGCCAGCACTCAATTGTTCAGGCTGTAAACAATGTCAGCTTTGCAATAAAAAAAGGCGAAACCTTGAGCGTGGTAGGGGAATCAGGTTGCGGCAAATCAACTCTCGCGAGAACTGTTATGGGACTTTACCCTCCTAACAGCGGCGAAATTTATTACGACGGACAGCGCATTGATAAACTGTCCTCTTCAAAGATGCTGCCATACCGCACAAAAATGCAGATGGTTTTTCAGGATCCTTATGCTTCCCTTAATCCCCGCATGAGAGTCCGCCAGATCATTGAAGAACCTATCTACTTTCACAATAAAGGAATATCCCGCGGAGATGCCAAAGAACGCCTTCACAATGTAATGAAAAGTGTAGGTATGGACCCCGAATGGGCAAATAATTATCCGCATGAGTTCTCAGGAGGGCAGAGGCAACGCATCAGCATTGCCCGTGCTCTGGCTGTAGATCCTGAGTTCATTGTCGCAGATGAACCTATAGCGGCTCTTGATGTTTCTATTCAAGCACAGGTTCTAAACCTAATGATGGACGCACAAGCAGAACGTAATCTAACCTACCTGTTTATCAGCCATGACCTTTCGGTAGTTGAGCATATCAGCACAAGAGTTGCTGTTATGTACCTCGGATGTTTATGCGAACTTGCTCCGGCAAAAGAACTGTTCTCATCTCCTAAACACCCGTACACACAAGCTCTTCTCTCAGCTATACCGACACTTGGTAGTAAACGTAAAAAACATATTCACCTTTCAGGTGATGTGCCTACCCCGATTAATCTACCAACTGGCTGCGTATTTAACGGTAGATGCCCTCATGCTAATGACCGCTGTCGTGAAGAAATACCGCAAGCCATTCAAGTCGGAAATGAAGGATTAGTTTCCTGCCATGCCTTTGAAGAAGGAAGAATATAA
- a CDS encoding ABC transporter ATP-binding protein, which translates to MQHLLEVKDLSVDFALRAGSLTAVRNVSFNLDKGERLGLVGESGAGKSVTGFSIINLISQPGYISNGSILFEGRNLAKLPSEEMRKIRGNRISMIFQDPMMTLNPVLTIGTQMIETVLAHMDVTHKEAEEIALEKLKKVYIPSPRKRLSQYPHEFSGGMRQRIVIAISLLTEPSLIIADEPTTALDVTIQAEIMDLLLELCQSDDMALILITHDLAVVSEVTQRIAVMYAGSIVETGLTSQVTGNPAHPYTKGLIAALPQSGGTGNRLTQIPGAMPSLLNMPSGCPFHSRCSICTDICEKEVPKLIENKSGILVACHHADK; encoded by the coding sequence ATGCAACATCTACTCGAAGTAAAAGACTTAAGCGTAGACTTCGCTTTGCGGGCAGGTTCTTTAACAGCTGTGCGTAATGTAAGTTTTAATCTGGATAAAGGTGAAAGACTTGGGCTAGTAGGAGAATCAGGTGCAGGAAAATCCGTTACCGGTTTTTCAATCATTAATCTGATTTCACAGCCGGGCTATATCTCAAACGGATCAATCCTGTTTGAAGGTAGAAATCTGGCGAAACTTCCCAGCGAAGAAATGCGCAAGATACGCGGTAACAGAATCTCAATGATTTTTCAGGACCCAATGATGACTCTTAATCCGGTTCTGACCATCGGCACACAGATGATAGAAACTGTTTTAGCCCATATGGATGTCACTCACAAAGAAGCTGAAGAGATTGCTCTTGAAAAACTTAAAAAAGTTTATATTCCATCTCCGCGAAAAAGACTCAGCCAATACCCGCATGAGTTTTCTGGAGGAATGCGTCAGCGCATTGTAATTGCAATTTCGTTGCTAACTGAGCCGTCTCTGATTATTGCGGATGAACCGACAACAGCTCTTGATGTAACGATTCAGGCTGAGATAATGGACCTGCTCCTTGAACTTTGCCAGTCTGATGATATGGCACTCATCCTGATTACTCATGACCTTGCAGTTGTTTCAGAAGTTACGCAAAGAATCGCTGTTATGTATGCAGGAAGTATTGTTGAAACAGGTCTGACCAGTCAGGTTACAGGTAACCCTGCTCATCCTTATACCAAAGGACTTATCGCGGCTTTGCCGCAGAGCGGAGGTACCGGCAATAGATTGACTCAGATTCCCGGAGCCATGCCTTCTTTACTGAATATGCCTTCCGGTTGTCCGTTCCATTCAAGATGCTCAATCTGTACAGATATTTGTGAAAAAGAAGTTCCTAAACTTATTGAAAATAAATCCGGTATTCTGGTGGCCTGCCACCATGCCGATAAATAA
- a CDS encoding ABC transporter permease: MITRSRWQRFKESYFLHDFLRDPVALTSFCILVVLLFLGFAAPLIAPFNPYDSANISIMNAEIPPSWLAGGHSAFLLGTDGQGRDLYSTMLYGMRVSLIIGFGAVALQAFLGILVGLIAGFMGKKTESILMRVADIQLSFSTYMVAIFISAIFQAAFGVAQYEEIAVPLLILIIGFAEWPQYARTVRASVLAEKKKEYVEAAKVIGLSKKRIMWRHILPNTLSPVFVISTIQVANAIMSEAALSFVGLGMPSTQPSLGSLINVGFEYIFSGSWWITMFPGLILVLLILVINLLGDWLRDFLNPKLYKG, encoded by the coding sequence ATGATAACCAGATCTCGCTGGCAGAGATTCAAAGAATCATATTTTCTGCATGATTTCCTTCGCGACCCCGTTGCTCTTACAAGCTTCTGTATTTTGGTCGTGCTCTTATTTTTAGGTTTTGCGGCGCCGCTTATTGCGCCTTTTAATCCATATGATTCCGCTAACATAAGCATTATGAATGCGGAAATTCCTCCATCATGGCTTGCAGGAGGGCATTCGGCTTTTCTACTTGGTACCGATGGACAAGGGCGCGACCTATACTCCACGATGCTTTACGGCATGCGGGTATCTTTAATTATTGGTTTCGGTGCAGTTGCACTTCAAGCTTTTCTGGGAATTCTGGTCGGCCTTATCGCCGGATTCATGGGGAAAAAAACTGAGTCAATTTTAATGCGTGTTGCAGATATTCAGCTATCGTTTTCTACTTATATGGTAGCTATCTTTATTTCTGCAATCTTTCAGGCCGCGTTCGGTGTAGCACAGTATGAAGAAATTGCTGTACCACTCCTAATCCTCATTATCGGATTTGCGGAATGGCCTCAATACGCCCGTACTGTCAGAGCTTCCGTGCTGGCTGAAAAGAAAAAAGAATATGTTGAAGCTGCTAAGGTCATCGGCCTTTCTAAAAAACGTATTATGTGGAGACATATTCTCCCTAACACTCTTTCGCCGGTATTCGTCATTTCCACCATTCAGGTTGCAAATGCTATCATGAGTGAAGCTGCTCTTTCCTTCGTCGGACTAGGCATGCCTTCAACACAGCCTTCTTTAGGATCGCTGATTAATGTCGGGTTTGAGTACATATTCAGCGGATCATGGTGGATTACCATGTTCCCCGGATTAATACTTGTACTCCTGATTCTGGTCATCAACCTTCTTGGTGATTGGTTACGCGATTTTCTGAACCCCAAGCTGTATAAAGGATAA
- a CDS encoding ABC transporter permease, with translation MFAFIVRRIAQAIIVMLVIGFIGFAIKQSFGDPIREITGVSVSVAERTKLRDELGLNDPFLVQFGRFLKGAAHGDIGRSFFYKKSALAVIIAKAPATLELVFCSAILIVFLSIPLGIYSAIKPRSIFSRIVMGGSTLGVSIPVFLTAILMIYIFAVELHWLPSYGRGETINLGWWRTGLLTLDGLKHLIMPSIALSSIMLPLFIRLIRSEMMEVLQNDYIKFAWAKGLTPRRVWIVHAFKNTLLPVITVGGVQLGTMIAFTILTETVFQWQGMGFMFIEAVERGDAPLMVAYLVVVGFIFVVVNTLVDVIYGLVNPQVRITGQK, from the coding sequence ATGTTTGCTTTTATAGTTCGACGAATCGCGCAGGCGATAATAGTTATGTTGGTTATCGGCTTCATCGGCTTTGCAATAAAGCAAAGCTTCGGTGATCCGATTAGGGAAATTACCGGAGTTTCAGTTTCGGTAGCAGAACGCACAAAACTCAGAGATGAACTTGGGCTTAACGACCCTTTTTTAGTTCAATTCGGAAGGTTTCTAAAAGGAGCTGCCCACGGTGATATAGGTAGGTCTTTTTTCTATAAAAAATCTGCTCTCGCTGTAATTATTGCAAAAGCTCCTGCGACCTTAGAACTTGTTTTCTGCTCTGCAATACTAATTGTATTTTTATCTATACCTCTCGGGATATATTCAGCCATAAAACCTAGATCCATATTCTCGCGAATTGTCATGGGCGGCTCGACTCTGGGTGTTTCTATCCCGGTCTTTCTGACCGCAATTTTGATGATTTACATTTTCGCGGTTGAATTACACTGGCTACCCTCTTATGGGCGCGGTGAAACCATAAACCTTGGTTGGTGGCGTACAGGACTCCTGACTCTTGACGGCCTTAAGCATTTAATTATGCCTTCAATAGCCTTGTCATCAATCATGCTACCTTTGTTTATCCGCCTTATTCGCTCTGAAATGATGGAAGTTTTGCAAAACGACTACATTAAATTCGCATGGGCAAAAGGTCTCACTCCGCGCCGAGTATGGATTGTTCATGCTTTCAAGAATACCCTGCTCCCAGTTATTACCGTCGGCGGTGTACAGCTTGGAACCATGATAGCATTCACCATACTGACTGAAACAGTTTTTCAGTGGCAGGGCATGGGGTTCATGTTTATTGAAGCGGTTGAACGCGGAGATGCACCATTGATGGTTGCTTATCTAGTTGTTGTCGGCTTTATATTTGTTGTTGTTAACACTCTGGTTGATGTTATTTACGGATTGGTCAACCCACAAGTTAGAATTACGGGGCAAAAATGA